The Neodiprion pinetum isolate iyNeoPine1 chromosome 5, iyNeoPine1.2, whole genome shotgun sequence genome segment TTTGacttaattttaaataaagcggaaaaagaaataaaacatttcaGTTCAACACGGCAAAAGTTGTTCTTTTCGTCGCTGTTCAAACGtatttttataagaaataacTATTGTACAGAATTAAGCATACATATGTGCACGAATACGTCGAATGAGTTTGCACATTGTAAGACAGTAAAGAGAAATTCaaagataaaatatataaacgcAGACAAATGTGGAATATGAACTTATATTGATGTGATAATTGAGgaaagtataataattgaaattataaaaaattttgaacagcgataaaataatcaattagTTATTCCTACTGATTGTTTTTCACATACATACGTGTTtaggtattaaaaaaaaaaagaatatgtaTCGTGATTTCTTCACCATATTTTCATCAACGTTTGgtggttattattattactattattcatTATTGTATTATCAAGTATTTAGATGAATGTTTGCAGCagtaaaaaaatcgataacgTAGAGGAGTGTCAACAGCATACTGACAATTCATagtgtaatttaaaaatactcGTGTATTTATCATGTTTAATATCGAGATTTCagttttaataaatatatcggTCTACATATTATTTGTACAATAGAATCACGCAATATACATTTTAGTTAAAACACAAGCTAATCTTGCTAAGGCAAGCCATAAAAAATACACCGTATTGTATGGAAGGTAAAATAtaccattttattttaatacttatataaatatgaaaatatgttacaAAAGTCGATAGTTACTAAGATTTTATTTCAGGGATTCCAACTAATAGGTGATTTTTTGGTGTACAATTTTCCGGGACGAGTTTAGCAAGGTGAACGATATAGTTGAACTGTTCGGCATGTAATTTTCGATCTGTGTCAATAATTGACATGCACTTATATCCCTGATCTGTTTTAgcattattttcatcgtgaGTTTGGTCTGCCGAATGTCCCAAGACCAGATAACTCCTTGGATCAATTTTACTCTTAAATAAATTGCTCCTTGGGTACTTTATATGATGGCAATCGTGTACGCTGCCGTAACAGCAGGGACAGCAGACAAAGATCGCATTCCTGCTTACGCAGTGTTCGATAACCAGGTCCGTCGCCACTCCGCAGGCATGGAGAGATACACCAATGTCAAAGTGTCCCTTGTAATAGTCCAGATTACATTGATAAAATCTAACATTTGTTAACTGAAGTTTCTCCACCCTTTTCTTGGCTCTGTTTAAACTCTCCTCTTTATTTTCTAGCAAAACTACTTCGCAGTTGGGCATCAAGTAGGCTATCAATATCCCCAGATGTCCTCCGCCAGAGCAGAAGTCGACGACTACATCCCCTATTTTTGCCAATGCCATTACAGGCCTGCACAAATTTTCTAACTGCTTAAACTTACGCTTCAGTCTCGTTTCGGGCAATGCACCTCCCTCTGGCGTTGCTTCAAACGGGATTTCATCCCAGTTCAATGTCATTTCCGATCCAAACGGTTCCGATGCAAGCTCGATGCTGACGCCTAGCTCACTGATTAATGCAAATGAATCATCTATGTCAACTTGCTTTGTGTAAATGCGATTACGAGGCTTGTATCGCTTTGGATCGCTCTTATACAGGCTATGGTTTTCAACGTTGGGAAGAACATAGCTGGTAACCCGGTTCTCAAAGCTCGGAGATTCCAAGTGTCTTAAACATCTCAAACTTTCAGATATCATTTCACTCGAAAGCATCCTCGTGTACCACTTTGCTGTCAGTGGTATGAGTTCTAACAATTCACATCTCAATGCGTggagtgtaaaaaatgtgtGGATGCAGACAAATATTATGATATCCGCCAATGTGATTTGAGATCCCTCCGCATAAATGTGTTCTGGTATTTTATCCCTGTTACCCGTCGTAGTGCCattgatggaaaattttttcgacattgTATACTTGTACAAATTGTGCAATCTCACTGGCTGCGACATATGACATTCAAATCTTGCGATGCTTTCAGGAATCTCATTCGTATCGCTACTTGAAGTTTGACCATGGATAGACTTCAGGGTCGAGATTAAATCCACCTCGCAAAACTTTGTCCAGATACTCGACTCCGAGCAGGCCAGCAAACATGCATCCTTAAATCCTAGTAAGGCTTTGCTGTAGTGCAATGGCGTTTCAAAACACCTACTTTTTACTATTTGACGTAGGGTCGCGCAGAGCCCAGCCACACATGTCGTCTCGTTAACTATTACGTTTGGAAGGTCGCACGTACTCGCATATCGTGGTAATTTGTCTACCTCCATAACTGTGTAAGTAAACCCTGACAGATCAATAAAATTAGACCGTTCCTCATtgcgtgttttttttgttacaaccAAGTTAATCGATACGCGAGAATCACAGTATTTTATCGTGAACAATGTTATTATGGTCTCTATCGGGGCGAGGCACAAATCTGCAATGGAATGAACCTCCAGGAAAAGCTGGTTGGTTTCCATagtccttttttttatatcttgtACGATAGTTTCACAACTCTTGAAAGTCTGAATGCTACAGAAATGCAGTTCAAATTATACTAtgtcaattttatatttttttcagaaccTGAGCTGGTCGGTACCGCCAATCTACACACTAGCTCTGAGTTGTCTAGCCACTTTTCTGACTATTCTTTGCCGCAAGATGTTCTCCCTCCAGTAGACGCTGATGCAAGATAAGACAGCGAGACCAAACATAAGGCCTTCAAATCTCCAGAAACTGCGCTCCTCCAGCCAAGCAACTTTATCACAACTGAAAAAAGTACAACatgtataaagaaaaatgaaccAGTTCAAGTAAAATGTGGAGTTATCACAAATCATGAAAACAATCATAATGACAATCCTTACCTTCTGGTTACAGTTATACCACTCTTGCGACATTTCAACACTTCCTTGTTGCTTGTATGAATGCAGACGCCGATGCTTTCGCTCGCTATTTCGAAAGCTGTACACGGATGACACTCTAATATCACGTCAAATTCTTCATTGAGATAACAGCTCGAATTCTTTTCGACAGACTCTACAAATGCCTTGCTGCTGTCCGTGTCTGTCCAATTGCTTTCAATAATCAAGACGAGTATCGTCAACCTggaagaaatgtttttttgtaAGTACAACACATCTCTCGCAAAAGTTACAGTATggttatatacatgtatatataagcAAAAAATGGGGATCACGCTACATAGCTTTGCGCAAAAATGATGACACATTTTTATTGGTCAACAATGCGAACgataacaattttgaaaatatcgttaATCAGGGTACTGATATAATATTAAAAGAGAAAGTCCACTCTTAGGTTATTATCGCTAGTGGTTTGCAGCAACTGAAAACGTGGGTATGAATTTTCAAGCTGATAAGTGTTATTGATAGAAATGAGAACAGACCCTCCTAAAAAAGTGACGGCTATGAGCATCCGCTTTTTTGTACACGACTCGATCATTGtaatataaattcaaaaactgaTGGATTTACATTGAAATGCGTACGTCGATCGACGAGGTGAGGTTATGACTCACGTTAACTCACCCTCCGAATTCGACGAATAATGGATAAGACAGAACCCTTCGTTACCCGCAATGCAGTGTGCCTTGATGTGTGCCTTGCAGTGTGCATCACAGTTCGTTAGTATCCTTAAAGAATGCCGAAAATTGCAGTATTCTGCAATaccaattttattcaacattgGGATCCCACAAGACGAGTCGGTAAGTGGCAGAATCGTAGAATTTACCCCCAAACCCGCTCAGATCCGGtaaatcatttcgaaaaataacgCTGAGCTACCAGTCTTCATACATCTTCATTCAGCGACGGGGATCATCTACgatgttttaaaaataccgCCATCTGCGGAGAGGGCGAGAATCTCTTTGACCGAGAACTGATCTTGAAACGAACCTGTCATTCCTGTCATTCTAGCCAAGAGCACAAAAACTGAGCACAACGTCCTCACCAAAAAAACTGAGTGTAGACTGCGGGTGGAGGAGATACGATATTTATTGCGCAGACGGTTTTTTCGAGCGTGAGAGGGGGACAATAAATCGTATGCCTTGATGGTACGCCCATTTATTTATAAAGCCTTGAAATGTGTTCGAACGATCAACTATGAAAATACATCAAGtcaatatatatacagtaaTCATTTCAAGGGATTTCATTGACTGCCAGAATatcataaatttctttttctcttcgattAAATAGGAGAAATGAGCAACAAACTAAAGGAACAGATCTGCAATTGATCTACGAATCATTCAATCCGTGTACAGTATGTCGTATATAGGTTTTGGCAGGTGATCACTTAGCAGCGCTCTTATTCTCTCCCCACGAGACACAGGCATGTATCGCCTCAATGGGAACGTTCTCACTGTAGCGTCGGTCAAAGCTCTGGTAGTTTGAGTCAGATCCGCCTCCGGACCAAGCGTGTATCTCTCTAAGGCAATCATCTCCTTTTGGAATAATTCTTGACCGTACTCACGCCGTGTTTGGGGGTCGAGCTGTGTCCACATATCTCTTGCCTGCTCCAGCAGAGAGGCATTGTCTTTCAGCCAGGCACTACCCGACACATATTCCCCGGTCTCAACTATAACAACATCCACACCCCATCTCCGCATTTCCAAACGTAAGCAATTTCCCCATGCCTCTACCGCTGCCTGTAagttttttgcatattttagGGACCTACGTGCGGTAGTACAGTTTTTGTTATCACTTTGTCGCTTACAATGGGACTTTACCAAGTGTTTAATTGATCCTGGGACAGGATTTTCATTAAAAGATTGTAGACTATtaggaaacagaaaaattgtttttttcaacatgAACAGGCCATTTCGGAGAAAATATACGGTCTATAAACAAAATCAGTTGATTTTCAGTTCCCCACGATATACTCTTGCGCAGATTACATAAAATATTTGGGAAAAATTCAAGTATTGTGCTTCAATCATATTgtcataaaatatatactaaaACTATTCTCAATGAATAACGTacacgaaataaaaaaaagcatagCAAGGGGTTGAGCTGCTTTAAAGATCTCGGAACACATACAGAAACTAGCGCCTTTACAGATTCAcaaaccaaaataaaaaatactatgAATTTCCATTAGTCAGATAGCGTACAGTTTTATCCTGATTTCAAATTTGCGCTTCCTTATCAAAGTAGCCGGTGTTCAgagtaataattttaaaaacctATTGCAATTGATTATGCACAACCGAGTTTGTCACCTCCGGTCTTCTTACCTTTACTGCACAATGTATCCCTCGCACTGGGCTTGGGATTCTTGCGAAAAGGCTTCCTACAAGTACAACGCGTCCCTTAGAGCGTCTCACTAGTGGAAGGAATACCTATTgcacgataaaaataataatatgcaAGTGTCATAGTTTAGCAAACTTGTTGTACAAATGTTTTTACCTGCGTCAGTCTCGATACTCCAATGAAGTTAACTTCCACGCTACGCTTTAGCACCGAAGATGGAATCCACTCACATTCTCCTAGCGCCACCCAGGCGTCAGCATGTACCAAACCCCACAAACCTATAATTAAATTGGAATGCTTGATTTGACTTTTTCAGACTAAGTAACGTAACTCTGGCTGGTCTATTTACCTGGAGCTCCGTCGGGCAAGTGCTCATTGACGTAGAGGAAAGTTGAATGGATATCACGCTCGCTTGTTACATCCAGTTGCAGAACACGCAGTCTTCCTGAGCATTGATCTTTTAGTTTGCACGCTATCTCATTGTTCTCGTTCTTGTTTGAAAAACTCGCAAAAACTGTGAACCCCTTGAAAGATATTTAACAATGGACATATTATTATCGAGTTATCATTGTAATGATTGAGCATATCGATATTTTGtaggtttttatttttatataccaAGTCGTCCAGCTGCTTCGCCAAAGCATTTCCTACCCTGGAGTCACATCCTGTTATCAATATTGCCTTTCCAGCCGCAGTTAcctatgataataattttcttcatcaCTGTATTTAGTAATACGTAGCGATGTCGCTATTATGGCCTCAATCGTTAAACTTGCggatatttcactttgaatAATTGACTTTATTTCTCTTTGTTAGGCAAGTGTGATAGTTTACCTTTAGATTGTGATAGAATAAAGTAGAGCCGAGAGATACGCTGAGAAATAGAAGAAACAGTACAAAACTAGATATCTGCGAAATGCCGAAAGTGTTGAGAATCGTGGCAACGATAACTGCAACCGCGTGTGAAAATACGAATGGCAAAAGACATCGTTCTAACAACTCCCACGCCTGGCTGTCCTCGGGTGGTTTATTCAAAGTTTGTGGCATCACACccttatttaatttcaatatgGATACTTAATAATTGAACTAGTTTACTAAACGCTAGCCAGAGCTCACCTAGATGCCTGAACTGGACTAAGCCCAGGCTAACTTTAAACTTGATACGCTGTCTAGTCTCATTCGGCTAAATTTATCCCCTGCAGCGATGTAGGTACCCAAGGCCCGAGTATGCCTCAGCATGTTTTTTATATTCCTCAAAATACATGTAGATATAGGTGAATCATTTAATTCTATTAAAATTGGACTCTGCTCCAATAGTAAACGCATTGACGTAGAAATCCCATCAACTAATCAAACTTCATATTTGCTATTCACAAAAACTTATGATTATCCTCAATCTTGAAGCCAAAGTGTCCCACCTATGAagttcaaaattgaaaaaatggataATACATCTGAAACGAAAGTGGAGAGCAAAAcagcgtttaaaaaaaaaaaaaaaaggagatcCTCCACCATGCACTTGCAGATCTGAGGTCACTATTATTGATTTCAGTCTGGGTGCCATGTTGGTAAAGGGAGGAGTTGCCTGTCTGGTTATTCTATGTATATACAGAGAGTACTGAGTGTATAAATAGGAAGGGTGGTTACACCATTGACCCAGTGTTCAGTTGGTGCAAAGTCGGTTCAGTGGCCAACAAATGatactttcttttttactctACGTCTGTACAGTAGTGATATAACCATATTGAATTGCCACACCACTGACAACCACCATAGCCAGCGAACAGCTTAAGAGATTGCATTCGGATTCCACCCTCTTTTGCCTACATTCAGTATTCATACAGTGCTCACCAAATTGTGTATTGTCATCCTATTAGAATACCCTGTTAAACAGAAGTTTGCTCAAAATTAATTGAGAAAGTTTCATTGCCTAATAGTGTCATATTATccttacatatatttacagtTTATCACTGTGATTTCACCCAAGTGATTATCGAGTAAAAAGTTGAACGTGAAAGACCCATAATTCGACTGTGTTCTAAACAATCACTTTGgtaattttaatattgatatCATATCTCTggtgatataaataaaacaaggTAAGGAAAACCATTATAAGACCCAATCTATCTATCAACATTAAACACTTTGTGAAAAAACGATTGAGAGCCACTTTGAATAAGGATATATTGAAAGGATATGTTCCAAACACGTTTTTCAATGATATAATTTTATCCAAACAGCTTTCTagattcttgaatttttcattacaaatatatatcaagaaattattatactatACTTCCAATAAGACTAAGCAATGAAAGAAACTCTGTGTGAATTCTTATGGCTTATcagaacattttattttcatgacATTTATACAACGCCAATCTAATTTCAGGATGTCAGACACTGCAGGGGCAGTACAAGCAACAGCTTCCCCGTATAAGATAATTGATCATGCGAGAGAAAGACGCAAGGGCATTACAGCCTCGTCACTAAAAGAACTCACTGCCATAGCTAGAAACCGATTTGACTTGCCACAAGAAGAGCACCTGACCATTGTTTTGGAACAGGATGGTAAGTATTGTTATTTTAGATTATAAATATCGATTATCTGGTGATTGAGAACCTTAATGAAGTGTGAATTGCGCAGGTACCGAGGTAGACGACGAAGAATACTTTGCTACGCTTGAGAGAAATACAAGCTTGATGGTCCTGTGTGGCCATCAAAGATGGTCAGCTGCTGGAAGCTCAGCTAGTACATCACGCTATGTTCTGCTGGATGATACGGATAGTGGAAAAGAAGGAACATCAAGAAGGAGGGAACGTGGGAATGGGGCACAGATCAAGCCGCTGGTCTCCTCACTGCGTGGAGATCCAACCCACATTTCGCTATTAGGTGGAAACGACTTGGAACTGCTAAGTGATATGGATCCGGAAAGTCTAGCAGACATTGTGCCTGACAGGTGAGGGATGGGTGAAGTTTTTGGGAAGAGAGAACATGTTGGGTGATTATATGGGCAGTCTGttgagtgtttgaaaaaaatttctgcagGATATTCCTGGAGCAACTGAAGGAGGCGTCAGGAAGATTTTTGGCCGAGAAACGACAGGCGCAGGAATCAATGGCACTATTGCAGATGTATGCAAGCGGAGGAGAGATGGAGCGGGCGTAGGCCATGTGGGGGGTCGGCACCCTCACACTGGCAAACATGTACCGCATTCGAAGACGTCTCATATACAAGGGACGTCACATTCAGCAAACGATGATTTTCATCTGGAATTGAGCCGAAGTTCCATGTCAAATTACCCAATGAATATGGGGCAGAAGGAAGGGAGTAAAGTTTCTGTGAttcatacgtgtataaatatcTGCCGACTGAATGATGGGCAATTTTTATGTCCTACGTAATGATTAATGGATGATCACAGCTTATAATACACGCTCATAATATTTGGCATACCTTCTGCATTACAGGTATCGTACGTCTTTTATCGgagagaataaataattgcaaCTTTGCACACAATCGTGTAGGTAAACATACCCTACATAGAATTGCGTTAGGAATTAATCGGCTATAGTGTACTGACCCTTTGCAAAATATCCAGTAAAGTATCATTCCACCGCTGCCGAGGCTAGagcgtaaaaataatttccttgCAAGGTAGCCACATCGATATTGGCCCAAGGATTAGGATTATATATGATTTTTATAAATGTTTATTACACATTGTATTTCTATAAGAGATAGGTTTTAGTTGATACCAAGTTTTATGAAATGTTTAAGACTGAATTTCATTATATTGAGAGGTAAGTAAAGTTTCATCCCCCATTTAGATCACAAATTTCGCTCCACTAAAATTAGCTGTTCGATCCATAAACCGATCTTAGTACCCTTTGATACCAGAAAAAGACACATTTGATAGAAAAGTAAatgcgaaaagaaaaaaaataaacttaattatataggtatgcatatatatacaatactGTATATTATTATCGATCCGACCCGATAAGGGCGTTCTtgcatttaaaaaatcgaatttggCAGCCTCGTATCTAATTCTTTTTTAGACAGCATTTTTATAAATCTACGATTAattaggtaattttcattatcgtaaattttcacatttcacaTGTTAATACCATACTCTAGATGTATGTGATATTTGATAGAATCTTATAAATTTAACCATTAAATTTCGCAAGCACGTCGTTATACACCGATAATTACTTATATTTAGCTAACGATAATTTAAccggtaaaaataaaaaatgctaaatacaattataattttagaTGGAAACACTAGTTTCAAAAGAAATAGTAgtaataaaagtaaataaaataaaccgcTCTTAgttaataataagaataaatagaaCTGCCAATAATAAAACTTAAATGCTCAATTATCAAGCCTCTGATAATGATTTAACATTTCTTAGTTACCCGTGTTTAAGTGAGTAAACAAACATTGTATTGTACAATCGACATATTTAATGGGTAAAACATGAATGTGTATCTATATTATACCGTGTATGCTGCACAAAACATTAATAAAGCATTTTATTTACTGTCCAATCATCTAGCGACGCCACTAAATTCAAACATCGCAGAAACTGCTCAGATTTTGAtactatgaaaaaaatttgcttctGTAACATTGAGAAGCGCATTCGCGACGTTCTTTGAACGAACAGAAGCATCTCTCAGCTGGCTCGCGGCTTCTTGCAGTGTCAGTTCACTCCTTAGCAGTTGTCTATTAGCAGATGTCAactcctgaatatttttaccaataACAGATTCACAAATCTCAGTCAAATCCTTGTCCAGCATCTGGTGACAATCCCCTGCAGCATACAGATATTTCGCACACAATTAATCATACAACAGTAATTCAGGAATATCGTTATGTGAATACAAATTTGTGACTACAATAAGAATGAGatattcagaaatttcaaaGACAAGTCAAAAAATGAGTCACGCAGATTTTTTGGGTGCCTCATTATTTCCTTGGTAtttcttaatttcaaattttgtttcataataatgataacaatggTTTTAAGACTTACTCAGTTTCTTGTGAAGCAAGCTGTTGTACTTGTAGGTATGTCTATTTGATTTATGTACTCTGGCCTCCGTATAAGGAGGGCAAACAATCGCCTCAACAGCTCCACTTATGCTACTTAAGCTGGTAGTTCCATCTGGGGTAAGTATATTCTTCTTTTAAATCAATATTTACGATGTTTTCAACACGTTCAATATTAAAGTTGTTATTTGTTACAGGAGGAGGAAAGAATAAACAGAAAGGAGTATATTTCAATACCTTCCTAATGCCAAGTTTGTATTGTAGTGTTCGACTGGAGCTTGAAATAACAATCATTGAAAAGCCAGAATGTGCAAAATATTGACTCTCAGAGTTGAGTACAAGGAATTTTTGATACacagaattgagaaaaaattaaaaatgaattttataacatGAAGTAATATTTGCAggaataaaaaagagaaactttCTCCCAGAGCGGTCGAAGAGCCAAGATGACAAAAAGAAGCAGTTATTGATCTGATCTCTAACAACAATTGCAGTTGCTTTTACTCCGATTACGTACATCCCACTGTGAGAGACGATATTGCCTCGTAGATCCGGACCTAATCGCTGTGGAAGAAAAAGGTTAGGTCAGAGTTTTTGTTTACCATCGTCGGACTCTGGCGCTTCCCCTGGAATAATCGTGCCACACGGATTGAGAATTCGTTTTGGCTGGAAACCGGGTCCCTGAAAAAGCAAAACagtaattttcgtttttattttccctaATCCGCGATTGGTTTTTAGGGTTACGTACCGTTGTCACGTTGACAGATTCGTCGTCGGATTCCGGTGCCTCGCCGGGAACAACAACGGCCtttaaatccattttttttttttttcttaatacaatttttaagTTCTTAACGCGATCACTTCGCGATGGCTATAGACTGTTCCAGCCCAGTTTGACACCCTCTTGTCATTAGAACgcagagaaaaacaaattgcgtaaaagaaaataaacagaTTAGTCGTGATTAGTCGCTCAACGGTCGGGAAACAAAGAAATCAATAGATCGGTTTCCCAACTTTTTTTATATCCTCTATCATGCCGTGTCTGTACATAAAATCGttcttatttaaaaatatttagaggatATTTTTAACGTATTAATTATCTGAGTATGGCGGGAAGTGAGATgacgtttaaaatttttttcttcgcttcaTGCAGTTTTAGGTCACATAAATATTGTATCTTATCGGGAAAAAGTAATGAATGGGTAGTTAGTTTTCAAACAAGTatggtttttatttattattctacCAGACACAGACCAGTTTTCGTATTCTAACATAcagtaaatttaatttcatttaatacttaatgtagaataattttgtggctgattattatatttttgtgcGGTTCGATTCAACCCCGTTACAAGTATGTACCTATCTATTATAGCTAGCTTCAAGTctgtgagtaaaaaaaaataaaataaaaaaataaatgaaataaaataacacacatataatatgtacaaataTAGACACGTCTCTGGACACGCAGAAGTTCAACGGAGGGTACAAGGAGTTCCATATTTCATTGACCTCAAACTGTGCGACAAGCGACcaatcatttaatttttgagTAATATTCATGCAGACAAGTGATTACATtttgtaggaaaaaaataagcatTAGATGATGTGGAtagtaatattttattacctGACTCAGTTCGGATAATGAATTCCAATACGTAATTTTTACTAGAAAATTAGAAACAATCCACAAGGTAAGCGTGACGTCACATATATAGGCTGACCCAAGATTATCACCCCACAGGCTGTCAATATGTTCCCCAAGAAAATTTGCAACTGAaagatttttcacatttaacAGGAAATTTGTCATTTGCGGCTTACAGCCGTTTGAGATTAGCCGATTTGGTAACATCTGATTGTTCAGGACAGGTGTCGGGCACATGATGGTCAAATGACGCTTCGCCAGCCTTATTTAGTCATCAGATGCTACCAGATCGGCAAATTTCAAGAGTCTATAATTCTCAggcgttaaattttcgatgactaagataaaaaatgtttcagttGCAGATTTTCACGAGGAATACATTGATAGCCTATGGGGCGATAATCCTGGGTCACTCTGTAGATACGTTATAGTTTGATCACGCCAATTCATAAATCCTGGAATCATTCCAATGTCATGCTTTAGTTACCTACTATTTCAACAGACTCACCGGTATTGTTCAAATGGTTTCTTATAACTTATATCGCTATAATCACAAAATCCGTGTTACCATTAGGGGTCACaagtttttgagaaaaatgcgCTAGTATCATGAACATCAACATCCAATTGGTTGATtggtttttcttatttctctctgtcgtaaaatattaaaatataattgtgGTGCGCGTATAAAAAGATAATTACGTTACAATAGCAGACtaataaaaactaaaatattatagtataatacctgatataatatatatatatataatcaaaacaaagaaaaataataataataattgtagaGTTCGAGCATGAAAAATCACCAATGTTGTTTTAATCGCGATaagaattttaatttatcaatGTCTGTGGcttctgaattatttttcttgtgtcCGCTTTATTTTAGCATTGCTATTACTCATTCACTCTTTCCATcgatatttaaaaagaaatcttTTCCATTCATCGAAACGCGAATgcatttgaaaagaaaattgtttctttttttgagcTATCTAATAACGCACAGGCGAAATGACGTACGCTCAGCAACATTTTGTTGCTCGACAAATACTAATATCGCCGTGTCCTGCGTTAAAGGAAGAATGTAGAATTCTtctttaaattatattatcaattttctcacACACATTATACACAGT includes the following:
- the LOC124220252 gene encoding biogenesis of lysosome-related organelles complex 1 subunit 3; protein product: MDLKAVVVPGEAPESDDESVNVTTGPGFQPKRILNPCGTIIPGEAPESDDDGTTSLSSISGAVEAIVCPPYTEARVHKSNRHTYKYNSLLHKKLRDCHQMLDKDLTEICESVIGKNIQELTSANRQLLRSELTLQEAASQLRDASVRSKNVANALLNVTEANFFHSIKI
- the LOC124220250 gene encoding DNA fragmentation factor subunit alpha, yielding MSDTAGAVQATASPYKIIDHARERRKGITASSLKELTAIARNRFDLPQEEHLTIVLEQDGTEVDDEEYFATLERNTSLMVLCGHQRWSAAGSSASTSRYVLLDDTDSGKEGTSRRRERGNGAQIKPLVSSLRGDPTHISLLGGNDLELLSDMDPESLADIVPDRIFLEQLKEASGRFLAEKRQAQESMALLQMYASGGEMERA
- the Gstcd gene encoding glutathione S-transferase C-terminal domain-containing protein: METNQLFLEVHSIADLCLAPIETIITLFTIKYCDSRVSINLVVTKKTRNEERSNFIDLSGFTYTVMEVDKLPRYASTCDLPNVIVNETTCVAGLCATLRQIVKSRCFETPLHYSKALLGFKDACLLACSESSIWTKFCEVDLISTLKSIHGQTSSSDTNEIPESIARFECHMSQPVRLHNLYKYTMSKKFSINGTTTGNRDKIPEHIYAEGSQITLADIIIFVCIHTFFTLHALRCELLELIPLTAKWYTRMLSSEMISESLRCLRHLESPSFENRVTSYVLPNVENHSLYKSDPKRYKPRNRIYTKQVDIDDSFALISELGVSIELASEPFGSEMTLNWDEIPFEATPEGGALPETRLKRKFKQLENLCRPVMALAKIGDVVVDFCSGGGHLGILIAYLMPNCEVVLLENKEESLNRAKKRVEKLQLTNVRFYQCNLDYYKGHFDIGVSLHACGVATDLVIEHCVSRNAIFVCCPCCYGSVHDCHHIKYPRSNLFKSKIDPRSYLVLGHSADQTHDENNAKTDQGYKCMSIIDTDRKLHAEQFNYIVHLAKLVPENCTPKNHLLVGIPEIKS
- the LOC124220244 gene encoding D-beta-hydroxybutyrate dehydrogenase, mitochondrial, whose amino-acid sequence is MPQTLNKPPEDSQAWELLERCLLPFVFSHAVAVIVATILNTFGISQISSFVLFLLFLSVSLGSTLFYHNLKVTAAGKAILITGCDSRVGNALAKQLDDLGFTVFASFSNKNENNEIACKLKDQCSGRLRVLQLDVTSERDIHSTFLYVNEHLPDGAPGLWGLVHADAWVALGECEWIPSSVLKRSVEVNFIGVSRLTQVFLPLVRRSKGRVVLVGSLFARIPSPVRGIHCAVKAAVEAWGNCLRLEMRRWGVDVVIVETGEYVSGSAWLKDNASLLEQARDMWTQLDPQTRREYGQELFQKEMIALERYTLGPEADLTQTTRALTDATVRTFPLRRYMPVSRGERIRALLSDHLPKPIYDILYTD
- the JTBR gene encoding protein JTB → MIESCTKKRMLIAVTFLGGLTILVLIIESNWTDTDSSKAFVESVEKNSSCYLNEEFDVILECHPCTAFEIASESIGVCIHTSNKEVLKCRKSGITVTRSCDKVAWLEERSFWRFEGLMFGLAVLSCISVYWRENILRQRIVRKVARQLRASV